In Gemmatimonadaceae bacterium, one DNA window encodes the following:
- the rfaD gene encoding ADP-glyceromanno-heptose 6-epimerase → MSETLAGSSPAVSPLPLPAAPPRLPQRVLVTGGAGFIGSALVWALNQLGIEKVVLTDRLGTDEKWRNLVPLRFEDYLEADDLLARLEFDSLGRFDLILHLGACSATTERDATFLAKNNFEFTKDLAHWALVRGVRFVYASSAATYGDGTAGMADQDESTEALSRLRPLNAYGYSKHLFDQYAARAGILRQLVGLKYFNVYGPNEAHKGDMRSLVHKAYGQIEQTGGVQLFKSHRPDYRDGEQQRDFLYIKDAIAMTLHLAMTPHANGLFNIGSGQAHTWLDLTGALFAAMGRTPQVSFIDMPESIRAKYQYHTQADIAKLRAAGYAAPVTPLAEAVGDYVRGYLVGDRRLGD, encoded by the coding sequence ATGTCTGAAACACTCGCCGGTTCGTCACCCGCCGTGTCGCCGCTGCCCCTCCCGGCCGCCCCGCCGCGCCTGCCGCAGCGGGTGCTGGTCACCGGCGGCGCCGGATTCATCGGCAGCGCCCTCGTCTGGGCGCTGAACCAGCTGGGGATCGAAAAGGTCGTTCTGACCGATCGACTCGGCACCGACGAGAAGTGGCGGAATCTCGTGCCGCTCCGCTTCGAGGACTATCTCGAGGCCGACGACCTGCTCGCCCGCCTCGAATTCGACAGCCTCGGTCGTTTTGACCTGATCTTGCACCTCGGGGCCTGCTCGGCCACCACCGAGCGCGACGCGACCTTCCTCGCCAAGAACAACTTCGAGTTCACCAAGGACCTCGCGCACTGGGCCCTCGTCCGCGGCGTCCGCTTTGTGTACGCCTCGAGCGCCGCGACCTATGGCGACGGCACCGCCGGCATGGCCGATCAGGACGAGAGCACCGAGGCCCTGAGCCGCCTCCGCCCGCTCAACGCCTACGGCTACTCGAAGCACCTGTTTGATCAGTACGCCGCCCGCGCTGGCATCCTGCGCCAGCTGGTGGGCCTCAAGTACTTCAACGTCTATGGCCCCAACGAGGCGCATAAGGGCGACATGCGCTCGCTGGTGCACAAGGCGTACGGCCAGATCGAGCAGACGGGCGGGGTGCAGCTCTTCAAGAGTCATCGCCCCGACTACCGCGACGGCGAACAGCAGCGCGACTTCCTGTACATCAAGGACGCCATCGCGATGACGCTGCACCTCGCCATGACCCCCCACGCGAACGGCCTGTTCAACATCGGCAGCGGCCAGGCGCATACGTGGCTCGACCTCACCGGCGCCCTCTTCGCCGCGATGGGGCGCACGCCGCAGGTGTCGTTCATCGACATGCCGGAGAGCATCCGCGCCAAGTACCAGTACCACACGCAGGCCGACATCGCGAAGCTGCGCGCCGCGGGCTATGCGGCGCCGGTGACACCGCTGGCGGAAGCGGTAGGCGACTACGTGCGGGGGTACCTGGTGGGAGATCGGCGACTGGGCGACTGA
- a CDS encoding ABC transporter permease subunit (The N-terminal region of this protein, as described by TIGR01726, is a three transmembrane segment that identifies a subfamily of ABC transporter permease subunits, which specificities that include histidine, arginine, glutamine, glutamate, L-cystine (sic), the opines (in Agrobacterium) octopine and nopaline, etc.) has protein sequence MRRFVLLLLLLTACGRERPPAGPPSRVLRWGGDAEGGAPFVEADPQDPSKLRGFDVEIARFLAAGLGRTPQFTQVAWASIAQSVERGDFDVGLSGLEDTPALRARFAVSLPYFEFRQVLAVRAADSSRYHALADLRGKRVATLGSTGAYQLLLDAERTHGLVPVSYDDDVHPYTDLAEGRVDAVLLDHVIAERALRRTGGFVIQPVPIALGHYVAVFARRDSLLRDSADAVLRAAMRDGRLERVFREWQVWDAGQAAYVRRVGMAEARTAEAGTAEAGTAEARTAGTASIGTYLPALLRGTGLTLVISVAAMLLAVGCGAAIAAGRVYGGALPRAVLTTYVEIVRGTPVLLQLFVLYYGLSSVIKLPALLAAIIGLGLNYAAYESEIYRSALLAIPRAQLEAARTLGLGEWQIFRLVRGPQAFRLALAPMTNDFVALLKDSSLVSVITVVELTKQTAIYATNVGSWAIPGALCALFYLALSLPLSRLARALEARWSAA, from the coding sequence GTGCGCCGCTTCGTCCTCCTCCTCCTTCTCCTCACCGCCTGCGGTCGCGAGCGTCCGCCGGCGGGTCCGCCATCGCGCGTGCTGCGCTGGGGCGGCGACGCCGAGGGGGGCGCCCCGTTTGTTGAGGCCGATCCGCAGGATCCCTCCAAGCTGCGGGGCTTCGACGTCGAGATTGCGCGGTTCCTCGCGGCCGGCCTTGGCCGCACCCCGCAGTTCACGCAGGTGGCGTGGGCCTCGATCGCGCAGTCGGTGGAGCGCGGCGACTTCGACGTGGGGCTCTCGGGGCTCGAGGACACGCCGGCGCTGCGGGCGCGCTTTGCGGTGTCGCTCCCCTACTTCGAGTTCCGGCAGGTGCTCGCGGTGCGCGCGGCCGACTCGTCGCGCTATCACGCGCTCGCCGATCTGCGGGGCAAGCGGGTGGCCACCCTCGGCTCGACCGGCGCCTATCAGCTGCTGCTCGACGCCGAGCGTACGCACGGCCTGGTGCCGGTGTCGTACGACGACGACGTGCACCCCTATACCGATCTCGCCGAAGGGCGCGTGGATGCCGTGCTGCTCGATCATGTGATCGCCGAGCGTGCGCTCCGGCGCACGGGGGGCTTCGTGATTCAGCCGGTGCCGATTGCGCTCGGGCATTACGTGGCGGTGTTCGCGCGGCGCGATTCGCTGCTGCGCGACTCGGCGGATGCGGTGCTGCGGGCGGCGATGCGCGATGGCCGGTTGGAGCGGGTGTTTCGGGAGTGGCAGGTGTGGGATGCGGGGCAGGCGGCGTATGTGCGGCGGGTGGGGATGGCGGAAGCCCGTACGGCGGAAGCTGGGACGGCGGAAGCTGGAACTGCGGAAGCTCGTACGGCGGGAACGGCTTCGATTGGGACGTACCTGCCGGCGTTGCTGCGCGGAACGGGGCTGACGCTCGTTATCTCCGTCGCGGCGATGCTGCTCGCGGTGGGATGCGGGGCGGCGATTGCGGCGGGGCGGGTCTATGGTGGGGCGCTGCCGCGGGCGGTGCTAACGACCTACGTCGAGATCGTGCGGGGGACGCCGGTGCTGCTGCAGCTGTTCGTGCTCTACTATGGGCTGAGCAGCGTCATCAAGCTGCCGGCGCTCTTGGCCGCCATCATTGGCCTGGGGCTCAATTACGCGGCGTACGAGTCGGAGATCTATCGCTCGGCGTTGCTCGCCATTCCGCGCGCGCAGCTCGAAGCGGCGCGGACGTTGGGGCTGGGGGAGTGGCAGATCTTCCGGTTGGTGCGCGGGCCGCAGGCGTTTCGCCTGGCGCTGGCGCCGATGACGAATGATTTCGTGGCGCTGCTCAAGGATTCGTCGCTGGTGAGTGTCATCACGGTGGTGGAGCTCACGAAGCAGACCGCGATCTATGCCACGAACGTCGGGTCGTGGGCCATTCCGGGGGCGTTGTGCGCGCTGTTCTACCTGGCGTTGTCGCTGCCCCTGTCGCGCCTGGCGCGCGCGCTGGAAGCGCGATGGAGTGCGGCATGA
- a CDS encoding ATP-binding cassette domain-containing protein — MTVAQGTTVLHVDALRLRRGPREVLRGVSLRVAAGEIVALMGVSGAGKSTILRAAVALEAFHEGQITVGDATLRPGPVPRESQLRALRRQVGMVFQQHALFTHLSVRDNITLAPIHAARVAPEAAAREAMRLLELLGVAHRADAFPSQISGGEAQRVAIARALALDPPVLLMDEPTAALDPARRGALADSLRALAQAGRGLLVTTHDLAFAKDADRVVVLADGNVVEEGPARTVLEAPQHAATRALLED; from the coding sequence ATGACCGTCGCCCAGGGGACCACCGTGCTGCACGTGGACGCGCTGCGCCTGCGGCGGGGGCCCCGCGAGGTGCTGCGCGGCGTGTCGCTGCGTGTGGCCGCGGGGGAGATCGTCGCGCTCATGGGTGTGTCCGGCGCCGGCAAGAGTACGATCCTGCGCGCCGCCGTCGCGCTTGAAGCGTTCCACGAGGGGCAGATTACCGTGGGCGACGCCACCCTGCGCCCCGGGCCGGTCCCGCGTGAGTCGCAGCTGCGGGCGTTGCGGCGACAGGTGGGGATGGTGTTTCAGCAGCACGCGCTCTTCACGCACCTCTCGGTGCGCGACAACATCACGCTCGCCCCCATCCATGCCGCACGCGTCGCGCCCGAGGCCGCCGCGCGCGAAGCCATGCGCCTGCTGGAGCTGCTGGGCGTGGCCCACCGCGCCGACGCGTTTCCAAGTCAGATCTCGGGCGGCGAAGCGCAACGCGTGGCGATCGCCCGCGCGCTGGCGCTCGATCCGCCGGTGCTGCTGATGGATGAACCCACCGCGGCCCTCGACCCCGCGCGACGGGGGGCGCTCGCCGATTCCCTGCGCGCGCTGGCGCAGGCCGGGCGTGGCCTGCTCGTGACCACGCATGACCTCGCGTTCGCCAAGGACGCCGACCGCGTGGTGGTCCTTGCCGACGGCAACGTGGTGGAAGAGGGGCCGGCGCGCACCGTGCTCGAGGCGCCGCAGCATGCGGCCACGCGCGCGCTGCTCGAAGACTGA
- a CDS encoding glycogen synthase translates to MNVLFVAAEAAPYVKTGGLADVAGALPQALRTAGHDVRLALPRYRALREQGVPMTGPITGAFLPLGEEAHELRVWRGRESAATYFLDIPAAFERGQIYGERDDHRRFILFARGVLHLMQHLREVEGWQPDVVHCHDWHAALVVNYLRTRYAYTFGHIATVFTIHNLAYQGQVAPEVLGLAGLADFGLIENGMGSGIAGSFNCMARGIQYADVVTTVSPTYANEIRTPEYGERLDGLLRWRGDRVVGILNGIDTRAFDPGTDRALTAHYSVDAVHAKAACKSALQRETGLAVDSTRPLLGVVSRLVNQKGLDLLHAALPWLVEHTDAQLVLLGTGQRDLEEAFRHVAARVPGRIVARLTFDAALAQRIYAGSDAFLMPSRFEPCGLGQLIALRYGSVPIVRATGGLNDTVQEGYEGNGFRFHPYEVRYFTDAIGRALQAYRDPVGWAQLRARGMREDHSWTRAADDYGRVYAWAQRLRRG, encoded by the coding sequence ATGAACGTGCTCTTCGTGGCCGCCGAAGCGGCCCCGTATGTGAAGACGGGCGGCCTTGCCGATGTGGCGGGCGCGCTCCCCCAGGCCCTGCGGACGGCCGGCCACGACGTGCGCCTGGCGCTCCCGCGCTACCGGGCGCTTCGGGAGCAGGGGGTCCCGATGACCGGACCCATCACCGGCGCCTTTCTGCCGCTCGGGGAAGAGGCCCACGAACTGCGGGTCTGGCGCGGGCGCGAAAGCGCAGCGACCTACTTTCTCGACATTCCGGCCGCCTTCGAGCGCGGCCAGATCTACGGCGAGCGCGATGACCACCGGCGGTTCATCCTCTTCGCCCGCGGTGTGCTGCACCTCATGCAACACCTCCGCGAGGTGGAGGGGTGGCAGCCCGATGTGGTGCACTGCCACGACTGGCATGCCGCGCTGGTGGTGAACTACCTGCGCACCCGCTACGCCTACACGTTCGGCCACATCGCCACGGTGTTCACGATTCACAACCTGGCGTATCAGGGGCAGGTGGCCCCCGAGGTGCTGGGGCTCGCCGGGCTCGCCGATTTTGGCCTGATCGAGAACGGGATGGGCTCCGGGATCGCCGGCAGCTTCAACTGCATGGCCCGCGGCATTCAGTACGCCGACGTCGTCACGACGGTGAGCCCCACGTACGCCAACGAAATTCGCACGCCCGAGTACGGCGAGCGGCTCGACGGCCTGCTGCGCTGGCGGGGCGACCGGGTCGTGGGGATCCTGAACGGCATCGATACGCGCGCGTTCGATCCCGGCACCGACCGCGCGCTCACCGCGCACTATTCGGTGGACGCGGTGCATGCCAAGGCGGCCTGCAAGAGCGCGCTGCAGCGAGAAACCGGACTGGCGGTGGATTCCACGCGCCCGCTGCTGGGGGTGGTGTCGCGGTTGGTGAACCAGAAGGGGCTCGACCTGCTGCATGCCGCGCTGCCGTGGCTGGTGGAGCACACCGATGCGCAGCTGGTGTTGCTGGGCACCGGGCAGCGCGACCTCGAGGAGGCGTTCCGCCACGTGGCGGCGCGCGTGCCGGGTCGCATTGTGGCCCGGCTGACCTTCGATGCCGCCCTCGCGCAGCGTATCTACGCCGGCAGCGACGCGTTCCTCATGCCGTCACGCTTCGAACCGTGCGGACTCGGCCAGCTCATCGCGTTGCGCTACGGCTCGGTGCCGATCGTGCGAGCCACCGGAGGGCTCAATGACACCGTGCAGGAGGGGTACGAGGGGAACGGCTTCCGCTTTCACCCCTACGAGGTGCGCTACTTCACCGATGCGATCGGGCGCGCGCTGCAGGCATACCGCGATCCGGTCGGGTGGGCGCAGCTGCGCGCACGGGGCATGCGCGAGGATCACTCCTGGACGCGCGCGGCCGACGATTACGGCCGCGTGTACGCCTGGGCGCAGCGGCTGCGGCGGGGCTGA
- the glgC gene encoding glucose-1-phosphate adenylyltransferase, producing MTPTPRGTLARNAMAYVLAGGRGSRLYELTDRRAKPAVYFGGKTRIIDFALSNAINSGIRRIGVATQYKAHSLIRHLQRGWNFLRPERNESFDILPASQRVSETQWYDGTADAVYQNMDIIEAYHPEYMVILAGDHVYKMDYELMLQQHVNQDADVTVGVLEVPRLEATGFGVMHVDTHDRIVHFLEKPKDPPGIPGNESMALASMGIYVFKTSYLFELLRRDAADPASTRDFGKDIIPYIVQHGKAVAHRFSTSCVKADRETEAYWRDVGTIDAYWEANIDLTSVRAGLDLYDQEWPIWTYAELTAPAKFVYSEDGRRGFALDSLVAGGCIISGSGVFRSLLFTGCRVHSFAHLDGAVVHPDVEVGRNARLTNVVVDRGVRIPAGLVVGEDPALDAQRFRRTEKGIVLITQPMIDRLSL from the coding sequence ATGACTCCCACGCCCCGTGGCACCCTCGCCCGCAACGCCATGGCCTATGTCCTGGCCGGCGGCCGAGGCTCGCGCCTGTACGAGCTCACCGATCGCCGCGCCAAGCCGGCGGTGTACTTCGGCGGCAAGACGCGCATCATCGATTTCGCGCTGTCGAACGCCATCAACTCCGGGATTCGGCGCATTGGCGTGGCCACGCAGTACAAGGCGCACAGCCTCATCCGGCATCTGCAGCGTGGCTGGAACTTCCTGCGCCCCGAGCGCAACGAAAGCTTCGACATCCTGCCGGCGTCGCAACGCGTGAGCGAAACGCAGTGGTACGATGGCACCGCCGACGCCGTCTACCAGAACATGGACATCATCGAGGCGTACCACCCGGAGTACATGGTCATCCTGGCCGGCGACCACGTGTACAAGATGGATTACGAGCTCATGCTGCAGCAGCACGTCAACCAGGACGCCGACGTGACGGTGGGCGTGCTGGAGGTGCCGCGCCTCGAGGCGACGGGATTTGGCGTGATGCACGTCGATACCCACGATCGCATCGTGCACTTTCTCGAGAAGCCCAAGGATCCGCCCGGTATTCCGGGGAACGAATCGATGGCGCTCGCCAGCATGGGCATCTACGTCTTCAAGACGAGCTATCTGTTCGAACTGCTCCGGCGCGATGCGGCCGATCCCGCGTCCACGCGCGATTTCGGCAAGGACATCATCCCGTACATCGTGCAGCACGGCAAAGCGGTGGCGCACCGCTTCAGCACCTCCTGCGTCAAGGCCGACCGTGAAACCGAAGCCTACTGGCGTGACGTCGGCACCATCGATGCGTACTGGGAAGCCAACATCGATCTCACCTCGGTGCGCGCCGGTCTCGACCTGTACGATCAGGAGTGGCCGATCTGGACCTACGCCGAGCTCACGGCGCCAGCCAAGTTCGTCTACAGCGAGGATGGCCGTCGCGGCTTTGCCCTCGATTCGCTGGTCGCGGGCGGATGCATCATCTCGGGCTCGGGCGTCTTCCGCTCCCTGCTGTTCACCGGCTGTCGGGTGCACTCCTTCGCCCATCTCGACGGCGCGGTCGTGCATCCCGACGTGGAAGTGGGCCGGAATGCGCGCCTGACGAACGTCGTGGTGGACCGCGGGGTACGTATTCCGGCGGGGCTCGTCGTCGGCGAGGATCCGGCGCTCGACGCCCAGCGGTTCCGGCGCACCGAGAAGGGGATCGTCCTGATCACCCAACCCATGATCGACCGGCTGTCGCTCTGA
- a CDS encoding MCP four helix bundle domain-containing protein, whose translation MSSMLARYRIGTKLGVAFTALAALVLTVGLTGALSLRTVNAAATQIGTNNLPSLRGIMMINLGLTDMRRLELSMAQARVEGDEAGYQQSRQELEESLANELKAGWKLYEPLPREAEEDRSWGDLVTAEQAYEKHLEALRARLDQKDVANLAPVLNEGRKLYVQATIEADSLVLMQSAFAQTGVAAASQAAATGTRATVGFSVLAVLIAIVLGVALTRDLRAPLALVVERAQALAEHSVADLNRGLRAMAGGDLSVAVTATTTPTGLTRGDELGALAHSIDEMIRRSAETIANYGRTQAAIEQVMHDSTTLTTAAANGTLSARAEASRHAGAYASLVQGTNALLDAVTGPINEASEVLARIAARDLRSRVSEGYAGDHAAIARAINHALDHLEEAFGQIVAAGDEVHTSSDAIADGSELLASGASEQAAAIEEISGSLQEVEATARRTTGITVEVRHLTDDAQRAMQVSDEGADALRQAMSRILESSRSTAAIVKTIDEIAFQTNLLALNAAVEAARAGDAGRGFAVVAEEVRSLAIRAAEAARSTAALIESGATMAGEGASVTEQVVTSMTQVRDRVSRAGAMMQDIAQATEHQLRSIEQVNAAVTQMNAGTQAAAANAEESSAAAQSLASQSRQLQEIVRQFQLRDAERLAPVRARPRERWAA comes from the coding sequence ATGTCATCCATGCTCGCTCGCTATCGCATAGGTACCAAGCTCGGTGTCGCCTTTACGGCCCTGGCGGCACTCGTCCTCACGGTAGGTCTCACCGGGGCCCTGTCGCTGCGCACCGTGAACGCGGCCGCCACGCAGATCGGCACGAACAACCTGCCGTCGCTGCGCGGCATCATGATGATCAACCTCGGCCTCACCGATATGCGACGCCTGGAGCTGTCCATGGCGCAAGCTCGGGTCGAAGGCGATGAGGCCGGCTACCAGCAGAGCCGCCAGGAACTCGAGGAGTCGCTCGCCAACGAGCTCAAGGCCGGCTGGAAGCTCTACGAGCCGCTCCCGCGCGAGGCTGAGGAGGATCGGTCGTGGGGCGATCTCGTGACCGCCGAGCAGGCGTACGAAAAGCACCTCGAGGCGCTCCGTGCCCGGCTCGATCAGAAGGACGTGGCGAATCTCGCGCCGGTGCTGAACGAAGGGCGCAAACTGTATGTGCAGGCCACGATCGAGGCCGACTCGCTCGTGCTCATGCAAAGTGCCTTTGCGCAGACGGGGGTGGCCGCTGCCTCGCAGGCGGCGGCGACCGGCACGCGGGCCACCGTCGGGTTCAGTGTGCTCGCCGTGCTCATTGCGATCGTGCTGGGTGTGGCACTGACGCGTGATCTGCGGGCGCCGCTCGCGCTGGTCGTGGAGCGAGCGCAGGCGCTGGCTGAGCATAGCGTCGCCGACCTGAACCGCGGCCTGCGGGCGATGGCTGGCGGCGATCTCTCGGTCGCGGTGACCGCGACCACGACGCCCACGGGATTGACCCGTGGTGATGAATTGGGGGCGCTTGCCCACAGCATTGATGAAATGATTCGACGGTCAGCGGAGACCATTGCGAACTACGGCCGGACGCAGGCCGCGATCGAACAGGTGATGCACGACAGCACGACCCTGACGACCGCGGCCGCGAACGGCACGCTCAGTGCACGCGCCGAGGCGAGCCGCCATGCCGGGGCCTATGCGTCGCTCGTGCAGGGGACCAACGCGTTGCTCGACGCCGTCACCGGCCCGATCAACGAAGCGTCCGAAGTGTTGGCCCGCATCGCCGCGCGCGATCTGCGGTCCCGTGTATCGGAGGGGTATGCGGGAGACCACGCGGCGATTGCGCGGGCCATCAATCACGCGCTCGACCACCTCGAGGAGGCCTTCGGACAGATCGTGGCGGCGGGCGATGAAGTCCATACCTCCTCCGATGCCATCGCCGACGGCAGCGAGTTGCTCGCGAGCGGTGCCTCGGAGCAGGCGGCGGCCATCGAGGAGATCTCCGGATCGCTGCAGGAGGTCGAAGCCACGGCGCGTCGGACCACCGGCATCACGGTGGAAGTGCGACACCTGACGGACGATGCGCAGCGCGCCATGCAGGTCAGCGATGAAGGCGCCGACGCGCTCAGGCAGGCGATGTCGCGCATTCTTGAATCCTCACGCTCCACGGCGGCCATTGTGAAAACCATTGATGAAATTGCGTTCCAGACCAACTTGCTGGCGCTGAACGCCGCCGTTGAAGCGGCACGCGCCGGTGATGCGGGGCGTGGGTTCGCGGTGGTCGCCGAGGAAGTCCGCTCGCTCGCCATTCGCGCCGCTGAAGCAGCGCGCTCCACGGCGGCGCTGATCGAGTCGGGGGCGACGATGGCCGGCGAAGGCGCGTCGGTCACCGAGCAGGTCGTGACGTCGATGACGCAGGTGCGCGACCGCGTGAGCAGGGCCGGCGCGATGATGCAGGATATCGCGCAAGCCACCGAGCATCAGCTGCGGAGCATCGAGCAGGTCAATGCCGCCGTGACGCAGATGAACGCGGGCACGCAGGCCGCTGCGGCCAATGCGGAGGAATCGAGTGCGGCCGCGCAGTCGCTGGCGAGTCAGTCGCGGCAGCTGCAGGAGATCGTGCGGCAGTTCCAGCTGCGCGACGCCGAGCGTCTGGCGCCGGTCCGCGCGCGTCCGCGCGAACGCTGGGCGGCGTAG
- a CDS encoding response regulator, producing MTASSARWILVVDDEADIRGLLVRLLGRYGFAVREAGEGAEAIHILESCGDDRPALVLTDLCLPTLTGAALARYVAKRFPGLPVMLMSGYYADLVSMDEVSAHGWILLQKPFTTSQLELALARTFGRGLP from the coding sequence ATGACGGCATCTTCAGCACGCTGGATCCTGGTGGTGGATGACGAAGCGGATATCCGCGGGCTGCTGGTACGCCTGCTGGGCCGCTACGGCTTTGCGGTGCGCGAAGCCGGGGAGGGCGCGGAGGCCATCCACATCCTGGAATCGTGCGGCGACGATCGGCCCGCGTTGGTGCTCACCGACCTCTGCCTGCCAACCCTCACCGGCGCGGCGCTCGCTCGCTACGTTGCCAAGCGGTTCCCCGGGCTGCCAGTGATGCTCATGAGCGGCTACTACGCGGATCTGGTCTCCATGGATGAAGTGAGCGCCCACGGATGGATTCTTTTGCAGAAGCCGTTCACGACCAGCCAACTCGAGCTGGCCTTGGCGCGCACCTTCGGGCGCGGGCTGCCATGA
- a CDS encoding response regulator: MTETPSMGRRLLVVDDEPTLLRYTRLQLESRGFTVSTAASGADAIRLAAGDAFDGIVLDHQLGDTDSLAVLEALNARDRGITVVILSGTIDVLETVRAIRAGAEDVQIKPANLDHLVAALERGLARTALARSRALLATQVLDPYGVLDESPAMQRVRQLVQASAGNDLPLLLRGEPGTGKRALAEMAHQLSPRAGEPLVCVTIPDGPEATQLRALQSALAHFPATNGRPQLRGTLLLADVASLAPAVQAALLGLVDPRQAERQGQPPSDLRVITTTSVTELHPFGTGAGSASLWQRLSTIPIAVPALAERGPQAIMALATRHLQRLRLDGGDGPSRFTTPAAEWLGSLPWPGNVPQLRHVVDEAFLRAWSDAQVDVSHLEPVLLEAGLHAGSERQEADWSLRTLERRHIRTVLAMTGDNRTRAAKLLGITRATLYNKLAEDA, from the coding sequence ATGACCGAGACGCCCTCCATGGGCCGGCGCCTGCTGGTGGTGGACGATGAGCCGACGCTGTTGCGCTATACGCGGCTGCAGCTCGAGTCCCGCGGCTTCACGGTGAGCACCGCCGCGAGCGGCGCCGACGCGATCCGGCTGGCCGCCGGGGATGCGTTCGATGGCATCGTGCTCGACCATCAACTCGGCGACACCGACAGTCTCGCGGTGCTCGAGGCGCTGAATGCGCGCGACCGGGGGATCACGGTCGTGATCCTGAGCGGCACGATCGACGTCCTCGAAACGGTGCGCGCCATCCGGGCCGGCGCCGAAGATGTGCAGATCAAGCCGGCGAATCTCGATCATCTGGTGGCTGCGCTGGAGCGCGGGCTCGCGCGCACCGCGCTCGCGCGGTCGCGGGCGCTCCTTGCCACGCAGGTACTCGATCCGTACGGCGTGCTCGATGAATCGCCGGCGATGCAGCGCGTACGACAGCTCGTGCAGGCCTCGGCCGGCAATGACCTGCCGCTACTCCTTCGGGGCGAACCGGGGACCGGCAAGCGCGCGCTCGCCGAGATGGCGCATCAGCTCTCCCCGCGCGCCGGTGAACCGCTGGTGTGCGTCACCATTCCGGATGGGCCCGAGGCCACGCAGCTGCGCGCGCTGCAGTCGGCGCTGGCGCACTTTCCCGCGACGAACGGGCGCCCTCAGCTGCGCGGGACGCTGCTGCTGGCGGATGTGGCCTCGCTCGCGCCGGCCGTGCAGGCGGCGCTGTTGGGGCTCGTGGACCCACGCCAGGCGGAGCGACAGGGGCAACCGCCCAGTGACCTGCGGGTGATCACCACGACGAGCGTGACCGAGCTGCATCCGTTCGGCACGGGAGCGGGGAGCGCCAGCCTGTGGCAGCGCCTCTCCACGATTCCCATCGCCGTGCCGGCGCTCGCCGAGCGCGGGCCGCAGGCGATCATGGCGCTGGCGACGCGCCATCTGCAACGATTGCGTCTCGACGGCGGCGACGGCCCGTCGCGCTTCACCACGCCAGCCGCCGAATGGCTCGGGAGTCTCCCCTGGCCCGGCAACGTTCCGCAATTGCGGCATGTGGTGGATGAAGCGTTCCTGCGTGCCTGGTCGGATGCGCAGGTGGACGTGTCCCACCTCGAGCCGGTGCTGCTCGAGGCAGGGCTGCATGCGGGGAGTGAACGGCAGGAGGCCGACTGGTCGCTGCGGACACTCGAGCGTCGGCATATTCGGACCGTGCTCGCGATGACCGGCGACAACCGCACCCGCGCCGCCAAACTCCTCGGCATCACGCGGGCGACGTTGTACAACAAGCTGGCGGAAGACGCCTGA